The following are encoded together in the Elusimicrobiota bacterium genome:
- a CDS encoding DUF2203 domain-containing protein, protein MRYFSHDEAESLLPRLQEIMSWVLKLKTQARKKVMDYHRLEKSPKANAANVAIARAQAEFLVAQIKEQLEQIGKMGAMAKGLDPCLVDFPYRLNGREVYLCWKYGEENISCYHGLEEGYAGRKPLPTHVLYKDVE, encoded by the coding sequence GTGAGGTATTTTTCACACGATGAAGCGGAGTCCCTGCTTCCCCGGCTCCAGGAAATCATGAGCTGGGTGCTCAAACTCAAAACCCAGGCCAGAAAAAAAGTGATGGATTACCATCGTCTGGAAAAAAGCCCCAAGGCCAATGCCGCCAATGTGGCCATTGCCCGGGCTCAAGCCGAATTTCTGGTCGCCCAGATCAAAGAACAGCTTGAACAAATCGGCAAAATGGGCGCCATGGCCAAGGGCCTCGACCCATGCCTGGTGGATTTTCCCTACCGCCTCAACGGCCGCGAGGTCTATCTTTGCTGGAAATACGGCGAAGAAAATATTTCCTGCTATCACGGCCTTGAAGAAGGCTATGCCGGCCGCAAACCTCTGCCGACCCACGTCCTCTACAAAGACGTCGAATAG
- a CDS encoding tetratricopeptide repeat protein, giving the protein MRIMTIVAALIIHAAFSCVGFAQSHDEHFPALWLEAAQAYKDGDFSKAAEFYQHAAQEHPALWETHYNAANAHFRANSYPEALEYYWRAFELNPRNPNIVKNLNLAAQKTGDVFAPPGVPVGLYLVWHVLTKTEWVALSLICWWLLALALIAAKFRIGLKMTDTVRQGLWALSATLALTSAIAASHVLAGRREWAVIKVPGLLRSGPSENLPVTVQIPEGRFVRILEKKDAWTLIETRKEKLRGWLR; this is encoded by the coding sequence ATGAGGATCATGACGATTGTCGCGGCGCTCATCATTCACGCGGCCTTCTCCTGCGTTGGTTTCGCCCAGTCGCATGACGAACACTTTCCGGCTCTCTGGCTGGAAGCGGCCCAAGCCTACAAAGACGGGGATTTCTCCAAAGCGGCCGAGTTTTACCAGCACGCCGCGCAGGAACATCCGGCTCTCTGGGAAACCCACTACAATGCCGCCAACGCCCATTTCAGGGCGAACAGTTATCCCGAAGCTCTGGAATATTACTGGCGAGCCTTTGAACTTAATCCAAGGAACCCCAACATCGTCAAAAATCTTAATTTGGCCGCGCAAAAAACCGGCGATGTCTTTGCGCCGCCCGGCGTCCCGGTGGGGCTCTACCTGGTTTGGCATGTGCTGACCAAAACGGAATGGGTGGCGCTGAGCCTGATTTGCTGGTGGCTGCTGGCTCTGGCGTTGATCGCCGCCAAATTTCGAATCGGCCTGAAAATGACCGACACCGTCCGCCAAGGGCTCTGGGCTCTGAGCGCGACGCTGGCGCTGACATCGGCCATAGCCGCTTCTCACGTGCTGGCCGGGCGGCGCGAATGGGCCGTCATTAAAGTCCCGGGGCTGCTTCGCTCCGGCCCTTCGGAAAACCTGCCGGTGACGGTGCAGATTCCCGAAGGACGTTTCGTGCGCATCCTGGAGAAAAAAGACGCCTGGACGCTCATTGAAACGCGCAAAGAAAAGCTGCGAGGCTGGTTGAGGTAG
- a CDS encoding protein BatD, which translates to MRLFLLLLPAMAIVPPLSADIKLTLRLEKGKMALGENVAMEVAVVGSAGGLGEPKITIPPEFSVLSQSKSQKIEIVNWNMTTSVVYTLVLSASKPGSYKLGPARLDVGGGQAITSEIVSLEIADQKNMQIPGTPQGVLKAFPAPAFRRSLQDMLNDKQARQQGGGAPKKSAPSPGAAPSAPQSAEPAPIVFVDARTDKKEAFVGEPVKFAVYFHTRVGFLSQPQYAPPNVSGFWHEELPQKTYPATINGVNYHVTEIPMILFPTTSGKLEIGPAKIRVELESHGAGLGTDPFDPKFLQQFLGMGGGETHALETKPVAITGLPLPTQGRPKDFSGAVGQFDIQAELDKKDIKVGESLTMTVTISGQGNIRSLPSPYYPNLDGVFRSYETEKSETISKDKGVITGKKVYKMLLIPQVPGRPTLTIPPIRFVYFDPKTKEYARKETPPMALKVTGEPIRQASGTGSSKETKKISEDIEFIIEETPAPRPLAAAITRLARSWPVTGPLPLALWLAMTLAQTMKEKKQLRKKRPLERLSDAVKQAQSLAKKGDTVPALSHLGTALESAVHELLGLSAVQLTSKAVVAEISRRAAGSISHEEEELIGRTLETIHFLRFAPAKEKSPAMLEELLGNVQRLKTILEKLRK; encoded by the coding sequence TTGAGGCTGTTTCTGTTATTGTTGCCGGCCATGGCAATCGTCCCGCCGTTGTCGGCGGATATCAAGCTGACCCTGCGCCTTGAAAAGGGCAAAATGGCCTTGGGTGAAAACGTGGCGATGGAAGTGGCGGTCGTGGGCAGCGCCGGCGGATTAGGGGAGCCCAAGATCACCATACCCCCGGAATTTTCCGTCCTCTCTCAGTCAAAAAGCCAAAAAATAGAAATCGTCAACTGGAACATGACGACGTCCGTGGTTTACACCCTGGTTCTCTCCGCATCCAAACCCGGATCGTATAAATTGGGTCCGGCGCGCCTGGACGTCGGCGGGGGCCAAGCCATCACGTCGGAAATCGTCAGCCTGGAGATCGCTGATCAAAAAAATATGCAGATTCCCGGCACCCCGCAGGGAGTCTTGAAAGCATTCCCCGCGCCGGCATTCCGGCGCTCTCTTCAGGACATGCTCAACGACAAGCAAGCGCGCCAGCAGGGAGGCGGCGCTCCCAAGAAATCAGCCCCCTCGCCCGGCGCGGCGCCGTCCGCGCCGCAATCGGCCGAACCCGCGCCCATTGTGTTCGTGGATGCCAGAACGGACAAAAAAGAAGCCTTCGTGGGCGAACCCGTCAAATTCGCGGTTTACTTTCACACCCGCGTCGGATTTTTATCCCAGCCGCAATATGCGCCGCCCAATGTCAGCGGTTTTTGGCATGAAGAACTACCGCAAAAAACCTACCCGGCGACGATCAACGGCGTCAATTATCATGTCACGGAGATTCCGATGATTTTGTTCCCGACCACCAGCGGAAAATTGGAAATCGGTCCGGCTAAAATCAGGGTCGAGTTGGAAAGTCACGGCGCGGGGTTGGGCACGGATCCCTTCGACCCTAAATTTTTACAGCAATTCCTAGGCATGGGCGGCGGGGAAACGCATGCCTTGGAAACTAAACCCGTGGCCATCACCGGCCTGCCCCTGCCGACGCAAGGCCGCCCCAAGGATTTTTCCGGCGCGGTCGGGCAATTCGACATCCAAGCGGAACTCGATAAAAAGGATATCAAAGTCGGCGAATCGCTCACCATGACGGTCACGATCTCCGGCCAGGGCAATATCCGGAGCCTGCCCAGCCCCTACTATCCCAATCTCGACGGCGTCTTCAGGTCCTATGAGACCGAAAAATCAGAAACCATCTCAAAGGACAAGGGCGTCATCACCGGAAAAAAAGTCTATAAGATGCTCCTCATCCCGCAGGTTCCCGGACGGCCGACGCTGACCATCCCGCCGATTCGTTTCGTCTACTTCGATCCGAAAACAAAAGAATACGCGCGCAAAGAAACCCCGCCCATGGCGCTCAAGGTCACCGGCGAACCCATCCGCCAGGCCTCGGGAACAGGCTCCTCCAAAGAGACAAAAAAAATCAGCGAGGATATCGAATTCATCATCGAAGAAACGCCCGCGCCCCGGCCATTGGCCGCAGCCATCACGCGCCTAGCCCGCTCCTGGCCCGTGACCGGCCCTTTGCCCTTGGCCCTGTGGCTGGCCATGACGCTGGCGCAAACCATGAAAGAAAAAAAACAGTTGCGCAAAAAGCGCCCTTTGGAACGCCTCTCGGACGCGGTCAAACAGGCCCAATCCCTGGCTAAAAAAGGCGATACGGTGCCCGCCTTAAGCCATTTGGGGACCGCCCTGGAAAGCGCCGTCCATGAATTATTAGGCCTCTCCGCCGTTCAATTGACGTCGAAAGCCGTAGTCGCTGAAATTTCAAGACGAGCGGCAGGAAGCATTTCGCATGAAGAAGAGGAGTTGATCGGACGCACTTTGGAAACCATTCATTTCCTGCGCTTTGCGCCGGCCAAAGAAAAAAGCCCGGCCATGCTTGAAGAGCTTCTGGGCAATGTCCAGCGCCTCAAAACTATTTTGGAGAAGCTGCGCAAATGA
- a CDS encoding tetratricopeptide repeat protein, translating into MKTPKKFFLLLPAAFLPMSLSYGANWKAPTRKGVDEYKKGDYQSAWNSFNQAGNLDPKNPVIQFNKGCAAYKLNDMETASQSFNQSRGLAGKDVKLQAESHYNAGNIYFRQGKMEEAIEAYKKALLLNPRDEEARHNLALAMRQVKPPDNQNNPGGQGGGGGEQNQNDDKNEQDQNQQQQPQMKQQEMESLLQSYEQEQMNQARKMKRKKPQEPTVDNDW; encoded by the coding sequence ATGAAGACGCCCAAAAAGTTTTTTCTCCTGTTGCCGGCAGCCTTCCTGCCCATGAGCTTGTCCTATGGCGCCAATTGGAAAGCGCCGACTAGAAAAGGCGTGGACGAATACAAAAAAGGCGATTATCAATCCGCATGGAATTCATTCAATCAGGCGGGGAATCTCGATCCGAAAAATCCCGTCATTCAATTCAACAAAGGCTGCGCCGCTTACAAACTCAACGACATGGAAACCGCCTCGCAATCGTTCAATCAATCCCGAGGCCTCGCCGGCAAAGACGTCAAGCTGCAGGCGGAAAGCCACTACAACGCGGGCAATATCTACTTTCGCCAAGGCAAAATGGAGGAGGCGATCGAGGCTTATAAAAAAGCCCTGCTCTTGAATCCCAGGGATGAAGAAGCGCGCCACAACCTGGCGCTGGCCATGCGCCAAGTGAAGCCCCCGGACAATCAAAACAATCCGGGCGGACAAGGCGGCGGCGGGGGAGAGCAAAATCAAAACGACGACAAAAACGAACAGGATCAAAACCAACAGCAGCAGCCTCAGATGAAGCAACAGGAGATGGAATCCCTGCTGCAAAGCTACGAGCAGGAACAGATGAATCAAGCCCGCAAAATGAAACGGAAAAAGCCGCAAGAGCCCACGGTGGATAATGACTGGTAG
- a CDS encoding VWA domain-containing protein, with amino-acid sequence MMDIFAFPKFLWLVFYALLSALALTRWIPGKRRRLLSLIVAAPKLRRALAGDESSDRRGSKAVLVAAGLLLIALAMAGPQWGIKSRDVPLLGSNLMICLDVSESMLAQDVKPNRFERSKLEMVEAFTKKNGQAPMRVGLVTFAGRAYLQCPLTLDANALRFILETVAPGTLPHPGTNIAAALKTAQAILSKAGGDRHVLVATDGEDHEGDARAMIGELVKNRIRVSVLWTGSPEGEPIPQRDENGNFLGYKKDRSGQTVLTRAKGDSLEGLARQTGGRFIRLDNNTDPQAELKNIAEEADAKKGKGQEMRLENRYQIPLGLGFLLLLAEFALPERKRK; translated from the coding sequence ATGATGGATATTTTCGCCTTCCCCAAATTCTTATGGCTCGTTTTCTACGCTCTGCTGTCGGCCTTGGCCTTGACGCGCTGGATACCGGGCAAACGCCGGCGGCTTCTTTCCCTGATCGTGGCTGCGCCGAAACTGCGACGCGCGCTGGCCGGAGATGAGTCGTCGGACCGGCGCGGATCAAAAGCCGTTCTTGTCGCCGCAGGGCTTCTTTTGATCGCCCTGGCCATGGCCGGACCGCAATGGGGGATCAAAAGCCGGGACGTGCCGCTGCTGGGCAGCAATCTGATGATCTGTCTCGATGTGTCGGAATCCATGCTCGCCCAGGACGTCAAGCCCAACCGTTTCGAACGCTCGAAGCTTGAAATGGTGGAGGCCTTCACGAAAAAAAACGGCCAGGCGCCCATGCGAGTGGGCCTGGTGACGTTCGCGGGGCGCGCTTATCTGCAATGCCCGCTGACCTTGGACGCCAATGCCCTGCGCTTTATTCTTGAAACGGTGGCGCCCGGCACTCTGCCTCATCCAGGCACCAATATCGCCGCCGCCCTGAAAACAGCCCAAGCGATTTTGTCTAAAGCCGGCGGCGACCGCCATGTTCTCGTGGCCACGGACGGGGAAGACCATGAAGGCGACGCGCGGGCCATGATCGGCGAGCTGGTCAAAAACCGCATCCGCGTTTCCGTGTTATGGACCGGAAGCCCGGAAGGGGAGCCCATCCCACAGAGGGATGAAAATGGGAACTTTTTAGGGTATAAAAAAGATAGGAGCGGACAGACGGTCTTGACCAGGGCCAAAGGGGATTCCCTGGAGGGATTGGCGCGCCAGACAGGCGGGCGCTTCATCCGGCTCGATAACAACACGGATCCCCAGGCCGAGTTAAAAAATATCGCGGAAGAAGCGGATGCCAAAAAAGGCAAAGGACAAGAAATGAGGCTGGAGAACAGATACCAGATACCGCTGGGCCTGGGCTTCTTGTTGTTGCTGGCCGAATTCGCGCTTCCCGAAAGAAAAAGAAAATGA
- a CDS encoding VWA domain-containing protein: MTTGITLATPWLGLAALSLVIICFLFIIMLDRRGFNPKATILYSKALFSWALLKEKFGLEPRHSTPAALGVLRFLAFITLALALARPQKVTVEEMEPLLGVDIILALDTSASMEALDFQPFNRLQAAKKIAADFIEKRKTDRMGLVVFGGAGLLVCPPTLDKEAVGTFLKHIEIGMTQTEGTAIGSGLMTTLTHLKRIPSLSKTVILLTDGKNNAGSVDPMTAAKTAQAMGVKVYTIGAGRKGGGIYPVVDPIFGTRYVHRPEEEIDEETLIKIAESTGGKYFRASELSELKAIFDEINRLEKTEVTPPKRHQFEELYPPLLLVAMFFLGTEILLRGTLLLTLP, from the coding sequence ATGACCACCGGCATCACTCTAGCGACGCCCTGGCTGGGTCTTGCCGCCCTGAGCCTGGTCATCATCTGTTTCCTCTTCATTATTATGCTCGATCGCCGGGGCTTCAACCCCAAGGCCACGATTCTTTATTCGAAGGCCCTTTTTTCCTGGGCCCTGCTGAAAGAAAAATTCGGCTTGGAACCCCGCCATTCGACGCCGGCCGCCCTGGGCGTTCTGAGATTCCTGGCCTTCATCACCCTGGCCCTGGCCCTGGCCCGGCCGCAAAAAGTAACCGTCGAAGAAATGGAGCCTTTGCTGGGCGTGGATATTATCCTGGCCCTCGACACCTCGGCTTCCATGGAAGCGCTCGATTTCCAGCCTTTCAATCGCCTGCAGGCCGCGAAAAAAATCGCGGCTGATTTCATCGAAAAAAGAAAAACGGACAGGATGGGGCTTGTTGTTTTCGGCGGGGCCGGCCTTTTGGTCTGCCCGCCGACCTTGGACAAGGAGGCGGTCGGCACGTTCCTAAAACACATTGAAATCGGCATGACGCAGACGGAAGGAACCGCGATCGGATCGGGCCTGATGACCACGCTCACGCATTTAAAAAGAATCCCGAGTTTAAGCAAGACCGTCATTCTTCTGACGGACGGCAAAAACAACGCGGGCTCGGTTGATCCCATGACCGCAGCCAAAACCGCCCAAGCCATGGGGGTCAAGGTCTATACGATCGGCGCAGGACGAAAAGGCGGGGGAATTTATCCGGTCGTGGATCCGATCTTCGGCACGCGCTACGTGCACCGCCCGGAAGAAGAAATCGACGAAGAAACCCTGATTAAAATCGCGGAGTCGACCGGCGGCAAATATTTCCGCGCCAGCGAGCTTTCCGAGCTCAAAGCGATCTTCGATGAAATCAACAGGCTTGAGAAAACCGAGGTCACGCCGCCCAAACGGCATCAGTTCGAAGAATTGTATCCGCCGCTGCTGCTGGTGGCCATGTTTTTCCTGGGAACGGAAATTCTTTTGCGAGGCACGCTGCTGCTGACGCTGCCATGA